A DNA window from Hymenobacter aquaticus contains the following coding sequences:
- a CDS encoding tetratricopeptide repeat protein, with protein MRKYLYPILLVCFGAAVAALFFFRKPEPIPTLKERHGDLALGGEWLNTKNAIGGLLAQLRAKPDDNKAKLLLAQAYMQEARVTGDHPYYDMAAMQLLDGVLRQEPQNFEALCCKASLCLTQHHFSEGLAVAEQAVALNPHNAFVYGLLCDANVELGRYPEAVKMADKMNQVRPDLRSYSRVSYLREIHGDYPGAIEAMDMAVKAGYPGLEQTEWSRITLGHLYENTGNLAQAEQQYQLALVQRPYYAYALAGLGRVEKARQNYPAAIDYFRKARATVQDYAFADELTDLYRLNHEPAKAAQMAKEAITMLADDAKEADDNEQMGHYADRELAYAYLKTNEVDKALAHAKIEYERRPDNIDVCETLAWVHYKRGEYKEAQKLMDMALRTNSQNPTLLCRAGLIASKNGQAAKGQALIRKALTTNPYLSFDLADEGKKLLALN; from the coding sequence TTGCGTAAATACTTATACCCGATTCTGCTGGTTTGCTTTGGCGCCGCCGTGGCCGCGCTGTTCTTTTTCCGCAAGCCCGAACCCATTCCGACCCTGAAGGAGCGCCACGGCGACCTGGCTTTGGGCGGCGAATGGCTGAATACCAAAAATGCCATTGGCGGGCTGCTGGCCCAGCTGCGGGCCAAGCCCGACGACAACAAAGCCAAGCTGCTGCTGGCCCAGGCCTACATGCAGGAAGCCCGCGTCACCGGCGACCATCCGTACTACGACATGGCCGCCATGCAGCTGCTCGACGGCGTGCTGCGGCAGGAGCCCCAGAACTTCGAGGCCCTGTGCTGCAAGGCTTCGCTGTGTCTGACCCAGCACCACTTTTCCGAAGGGCTGGCCGTGGCCGAGCAGGCCGTGGCCCTGAACCCGCACAACGCCTTCGTGTACGGCTTGCTCTGCGACGCCAACGTGGAGCTGGGCCGCTACCCCGAAGCCGTGAAAATGGCCGACAAAATGAACCAGGTGCGCCCCGACCTCCGCTCGTACTCCCGCGTGTCGTACCTGCGCGAAATCCACGGCGACTACCCCGGAGCCATTGAGGCGATGGATATGGCCGTGAAAGCCGGCTACCCCGGCCTGGAGCAAACCGAATGGTCGCGCATCACGCTGGGCCACCTCTACGAGAATACCGGCAACCTGGCGCAGGCCGAGCAGCAGTACCAGCTGGCCCTGGTGCAGCGCCCCTATTACGCCTACGCGCTGGCCGGCCTGGGCCGGGTGGAAAAAGCCCGCCAGAACTACCCCGCCGCCATCGACTACTTCCGCAAGGCCCGCGCCACGGTGCAGGACTACGCCTTTGCCGACGAGCTGACCGACCTGTACCGCCTCAACCACGAGCCGGCCAAAGCGGCCCAAATGGCGAAGGAAGCCATAACCATGCTGGCCGACGACGCCAAAGAAGCCGACGACAACGAGCAGATGGGCCACTACGCCGACCGGGAGCTGGCCTATGCTTACCTGAAAACCAACGAGGTGGACAAGGCGTTGGCCCACGCCAAAATCGAGTATGAGCGCCGCCCCGACAACATCGACGTGTGCGAAACCCTGGCCTGGGTGCACTACAAGCGCGGCGAGTACAAAGAGGCCCAAAAGCTGATGGACATGGCCCTGCGCACCAACTCGCAAAACCCCACGCTGCTGTGCCGCGCCGGCCTGATTGCCTCCAAAAACGGGCAGGCCGCCAAAGGCCAGGCCCTGATTAGGAAGGCGCTGACGACGAATCCCTACCTGAGCTTCGATCTGGCCGACGAGGGCAAGAAGCTGCTGGCCCTCAACTAG
- a CDS encoding DUF4331 family protein — MKKTFTRPLFHMGLAATAIVGALAWSGQNTRIEASSHREAPLIADDPLADNTDLYAFRDPNNPELINIIANYIPLELPQGGPIYNTFGENIRYEIHIKNKTTSTGDDLTYRFTFTKINEDATTFFRTRLGKENQKTTYTAELSVNGGAFTPIVTGGIVPPPNIGPRSIEGAAGLATPYNTLMTNAIRTLANGTKVFCGPVDDPFFVDLGGIFDLGGVRQTGARDGVARKNTHTIALQIPISVLQKDGKTGAQAANILDSDYIIGVWASASRQAIRTLNTDGTQTHSGNYVQVSRLGMPLTNEVVIPIGQKDEWNAVSPYGAIAKFDENAMNPELALYMDDSRFGGAVPGLGALRIQSNSLQAFDFRNGKDGLANLTAAQRAGTVFADPTFGPYLLRAGKPRSVDILPIFHTGVPNLPPYQLATGKPARNPLAAGKPFINNFLPTLGDMLRLNMAVPATPRTLANGQPNPDFSSEGLLAAAVLGLTDSRFNGSAALQSIPNMDGFPNGRRLEDDVTRIELQAVGGVVLAAIGLFYDDYSATATSPLTPQLLGVVGFKTGVEANDTTFKAAFPYMQTPWRGTKTQPTVTSQRAAVGMGLMASPVEVAQNYPNPFTDKTTIHYEVGVKGPLTIVVSDMMGRHVTTLVNNKEHKPGTYELPWKVQNLAAGTYIATVKSGETVLQSIKLVHTN; from the coding sequence ATGAAGAAGACCTTTACCCGTCCGCTATTCCATATGGGACTAGCGGCTACTGCCATTGTAGGCGCCCTGGCCTGGAGCGGGCAAAACACCCGCATTGAAGCATCCAGCCACCGCGAGGCCCCCTTGATTGCCGACGACCCGTTGGCCGACAACACCGACCTGTACGCCTTCCGGGACCCCAACAACCCGGAGCTGATCAACATCATTGCCAACTACATTCCGCTGGAGCTGCCCCAGGGTGGTCCCATCTACAACACGTTTGGGGAAAACATACGCTACGAGATTCACATCAAGAACAAAACGACCTCGACGGGCGACGACCTGACGTATCGTTTCACGTTCACCAAAATTAACGAGGACGCCACCACGTTTTTCCGCACCCGCCTGGGCAAGGAAAACCAGAAAACCACCTACACGGCCGAGCTGAGCGTGAATGGTGGGGCCTTCACGCCCATCGTAACCGGGGGCATCGTGCCGCCGCCCAACATTGGTCCCCGCTCCATTGAAGGTGCCGCCGGCCTGGCCACGCCCTACAATACGCTCATGACCAACGCCATCCGGACGCTGGCCAACGGTACCAAAGTATTCTGCGGCCCAGTGGATGATCCGTTCTTCGTGGACCTGGGCGGTATTTTTGACTTGGGTGGCGTGCGCCAGACCGGGGCCCGCGACGGGGTAGCCCGCAAAAACACGCACACCATTGCCCTGCAAATCCCGATTTCGGTGCTGCAGAAAGACGGCAAGACCGGTGCGCAGGCCGCCAACATCCTGGATTCGGACTACATCATCGGCGTGTGGGCCTCGGCCAGCCGCCAGGCCATCCGGACGCTGAACACGGACGGTACCCAGACGCACTCGGGCAACTACGTGCAGGTGTCGCGCCTGGGCATGCCCCTGACCAACGAAGTTGTGATTCCCATTGGTCAGAAAGACGAGTGGAACGCGGTGAGCCCCTACGGTGCCATTGCCAAGTTCGACGAAAACGCCATGAACCCCGAGCTGGCGCTGTACATGGATGACAGCCGCTTCGGTGGAGCCGTGCCCGGCCTGGGTGCCCTGCGCATTCAGAGCAACTCTCTTCAGGCCTTCGACTTCCGCAACGGGAAGGACGGCCTGGCCAACCTGACGGCCGCCCAGCGTGCCGGTACCGTGTTTGCCGACCCTACGTTTGGTCCTTACCTGCTGCGCGCCGGTAAGCCCCGCTCGGTCGACATTCTGCCCATCTTCCACACCGGGGTGCCCAACCTGCCTCCGTACCAGCTGGCTACCGGCAAACCTGCCCGCAACCCGCTGGCTGCCGGCAAGCCCTTCATCAACAACTTCCTGCCCACGCTGGGCGACATGCTGCGCCTGAACATGGCCGTGCCCGCTACGCCGCGCACCCTGGCCAACGGCCAGCCTAACCCCGACTTCAGCTCGGAAGGCCTGCTGGCCGCCGCCGTGCTGGGTCTGACCGACTCGCGCTTCAATGGCAGCGCCGCGCTGCAGTCTATTCCGAACATGGACGGCTTCCCGAACGGCCGCCGTCTGGAAGACGACGTGACCCGCATCGAGCTGCAAGCCGTGGGTGGCGTGGTACTGGCCGCCATCGGCCTGTTCTACGACGACTACTCGGCTACGGCCACCAGCCCGCTCACCCCGCAGCTGCTGGGCGTAGTAGGGTTCAAAACGGGGGTAGAAGCCAACGATACGACGTTCAAAGCCGCTTTCCCCTACATGCAGACGCCTTGGCGCGGCACCAAAACCCAGCCGACGGTTACGTCGCAACGGGCCGCCGTGGGCATGGGCCTGATGGCCTCGCCGGTGGAAGTAGCCCAGAACTACCCCAACCCCTTCACCGACAAAACCACGATTCACTACGAAGTGGGCGTGAAAGGTCCGCTGACCATTGTGGTGAGCGACATGATGGGCCGCCACGTAACGACGCTGGTCAACAACAAGGAGCACAAGCCCGGTACGTATGAGCTGCCCTGGAAAGTGCAGAACCTGGCCGCCGGTACCTACATTGCCACGGTAAAATCGGGCGAAACGGTGCTGCAATCCATCAAGCTGGTGCATACCAACTAA
- a CDS encoding anhydro-N-acetylmuramic acid kinase, producing the protein MNTNLTQLFTVARKPTRRIIGLMSGTSLDGLDVALCRFTGHGPATQVQVEQFATVPYSEAVRGEIRRLFAQPTVELQHLTLVHAWLGTLHADMVLACLQQWHIQPAEVDAIASHGQTMFHAPRHQHGLPDWPNATLQLGDGDHLAVRTGILTLSDFRQKHVAAGGQGAPLAVYGDYLIFSQPGEDRLLLNLGGIANFTYLAATLDATQVFSTDTGPGNTLLDAFVRELYPGTQYDENGTLAAQGQVNQSLLAALLAHPFFAATIPKTTGPELFNPAYVQAAQRTSGTQSLSPTDLLATLTAFSAAGVARAVRQAFGPERPFTIYASGGGMHNPTLMAALRRELPHCRFSTTAALGIAPDAKEAVLFAILANETLVGEARPIGHGPQAVPAVSLGKISFPG; encoded by the coding sequence TTGAATACCAACCTGACCCAGCTGTTCACGGTAGCCCGGAAACCGACGCGGCGCATCATCGGGCTCATGTCGGGAACCTCCCTCGACGGACTGGACGTGGCGCTGTGCCGCTTTACCGGCCACGGGCCCGCCACGCAGGTACAGGTCGAGCAGTTTGCCACGGTACCTTACTCCGAAGCCGTACGGGGCGAAATCCGGCGCCTGTTTGCCCAACCCACCGTCGAGCTGCAGCACCTCACCCTGGTCCACGCCTGGCTGGGCACCCTGCACGCCGATATGGTGCTGGCCTGCCTGCAGCAGTGGCACATCCAGCCCGCCGAGGTCGATGCCATTGCCAGCCACGGCCAAACCATGTTTCACGCGCCCCGGCACCAGCACGGCCTGCCCGACTGGCCCAACGCCACCCTGCAGCTCGGCGATGGGGACCACCTAGCCGTGCGCACCGGCATTCTTACCCTCAGCGACTTTCGGCAGAAGCACGTGGCCGCCGGCGGGCAGGGGGCACCCCTGGCCGTGTATGGCGACTACCTGATTTTCTCCCAGCCCGGCGAAGACCGGCTCCTGCTCAACCTAGGCGGCATTGCCAACTTCACCTACCTGGCCGCCACCCTGGATGCTACCCAGGTTTTCAGCACCGATACCGGGCCGGGCAATACCTTGCTCGATGCCTTCGTGCGGGAGCTGTACCCCGGCACGCAGTACGACGAAAACGGCACTCTGGCGGCCCAGGGCCAGGTCAACCAGTCCTTATTGGCGGCGTTGCTGGCCCACCCGTTCTTCGCGGCAACTATTCCCAAAACGACGGGGCCGGAGCTGTTCAACCCAGCCTACGTGCAAGCGGCCCAGCGAACCAGCGGCACCCAGAGCCTCTCCCCCACCGATTTACTGGCGACCCTCACCGCTTTCAGCGCGGCCGGCGTGGCGCGGGCCGTGCGGCAGGCATTCGGCCCCGAGCGGCCCTTTACCATCTACGCCAGCGGCGGCGGCATGCACAATCCTACGCTGATGGCCGCATTACGCCGTGAGCTGCCCCACTGCCGCTTCTCTACCACCGCCGCGCTGGGCATTGCCCCCGACGCCAAGGAAGCCGTTCTGTTCGCCATTCTGGCCAATGAAACCCTGGTGGGTGAAGCCCGGCCCATTGGCCACGGCCCGCAGGCCGTGCCCGCCGTTTCGCTCGGCAAGATTTCCTTTCCGGGCTAG
- the hscA gene encoding Fe-S protein assembly chaperone HscA, giving the protein MAKVAINLSTGSIQQEEIIVGIDLGTTNSLVAYIHPDSRHPLAINDQGRGTIVPSVVHFPTDSPDPIVGTEAKQYLLTEPQNTIYSVKRLLGKSYRDLGEHATQLGYKVIDDNSEGLVKIRVADRFYSPIELSAEILKELRTRAEHALKTPVNRAVITVPAYFNDSQRQATRDAGRLAGLEVLRIVNEPTAAALAYGIGLSPDEEKTVAVYDLGGGTFDISILRIQQGIFEVLSTNGDTYLGGDDLDRAITDYWTSEYQLAAVLYNNPQAQQELRLLAEQAKRHLSDNDAFAAEFSETNLPLTKEKFNELIRPFVERTIDSCRRALADAQLTPADLNAVLLVGGSTRVPLVYDSVSEFFQQPANNSLNPDEVVALGAAIQADILAGNRRDVLLLDVTPLTLGIETLGGLMDPIIPRNSKIPTKAGRQYTTSVDGQVNLKISVYQGERDLVKENRKLAEFDLRGIPAMPAGLPKVDVNFLLNADGILQVEAIELRSNTRQVVEIKPQYGLTDEQVEQMLMDSLTHAREDVAARMVIEARTVAKQMLYQVERFVEKNSQYLTEEEITHTAAQTQVLRESLETNDKDTILKAVDELESLTSPFAERVMNISIKQAMTGKKIGE; this is encoded by the coding sequence ATGGCCAAAGTCGCAATCAACCTCTCTACGGGGAGCATTCAGCAGGAAGAAATCATTGTCGGAATTGACCTGGGCACCACCAACAGCCTGGTGGCCTACATTCACCCCGACAGCCGCCACCCGCTGGCCATCAACGACCAGGGCCGGGGCACCATCGTGCCCTCGGTAGTGCACTTCCCCACCGACTCGCCCGACCCCATCGTGGGCACCGAGGCCAAGCAATATCTGCTCACTGAGCCCCAGAACACGATTTACTCGGTGAAGCGCCTGCTGGGCAAGTCGTACCGCGACCTGGGCGAGCACGCCACGCAGCTGGGCTACAAGGTCATCGACGACAACTCCGAGGGCCTGGTTAAAATCCGGGTGGCCGACCGGTTCTACTCCCCCATCGAGCTGTCGGCCGAAATCCTGAAGGAACTGCGCACCCGCGCCGAGCACGCTCTGAAAACGCCCGTCAACCGCGCCGTGATTACCGTGCCGGCCTACTTCAACGACTCCCAGCGCCAGGCCACGCGCGACGCGGGCCGCCTGGCCGGCCTGGAAGTGCTGCGCATCGTGAACGAGCCCACCGCGGCGGCCCTGGCCTACGGCATCGGCCTGAGCCCCGACGAGGAAAAAACCGTGGCCGTGTACGACCTGGGCGGCGGCACCTTCGACATCAGTATTCTGCGCATTCAGCAGGGCATTTTCGAAGTGCTCAGCACCAACGGCGACACCTACCTGGGCGGCGACGACCTCGACCGCGCCATTACCGACTACTGGACCAGTGAGTACCAGCTGGCGGCGGTATTGTATAACAATCCGCAGGCCCAGCAGGAATTGCGGCTGCTGGCCGAGCAGGCCAAGCGCCACCTGAGCGACAACGACGCGTTTGCCGCCGAGTTCAGCGAAACCAACCTGCCGCTGACCAAGGAGAAATTCAACGAGCTGATCCGGCCGTTCGTGGAGCGTACCATCGACTCCTGCCGCCGGGCCCTGGCCGATGCCCAGCTCACGCCCGCCGACCTGAATGCCGTGCTGCTCGTGGGCGGCTCGACGCGCGTGCCGCTGGTTTACGACTCGGTGTCGGAGTTTTTCCAGCAGCCGGCCAATAACTCGCTCAACCCGGACGAAGTAGTAGCCCTGGGCGCCGCCATTCAGGCCGACATCCTGGCCGGCAACCGCCGCGACGTGCTCCTGCTCGACGTGACCCCGCTCACGCTGGGCATCGAAACCCTGGGCGGGCTGATGGACCCGATTATTCCGCGCAACTCCAAGATTCCGACCAAGGCCGGCCGCCAGTACACCACTTCCGTGGATGGGCAGGTAAACCTGAAAATCTCGGTGTACCAGGGCGAGCGGGACTTGGTGAAGGAAAACCGTAAGCTGGCCGAGTTCGACCTGCGCGGCATTCCGGCCATGCCCGCCGGCTTGCCCAAGGTCGACGTGAACTTCCTGCTCAACGCCGACGGGATTCTGCAGGTCGAGGCCATTGAGCTGCGCTCCAACACCCGGCAGGTCGTGGAAATCAAGCCCCAGTATGGCCTCACCGACGAGCAGGTAGAGCAGATGCTGATGGACTCGCTCACGCACGCCCGCGAAGACGTGGCGGCCCGCATGGTAATCGAAGCCCGCACCGTCGCCAAGCAGATGCTCTACCAGGTCGAGCGGTTCGTGGAGAAAAACTCCCAGTATCTGACCGAAGAAGAAATAACCCACACCGCCGCCCAGACCCAGGTGCTGCGCGAGTCGCTGGAAACCAACGACAAGGACACGATTCTGAAAGCCGTCGACGAGCTGGAAAGCCTCACCAGCCCGTTTGCCGAGCGGGTGATGAACATTTCCATCAAGCAGGCCATGACGGGCAAGAAAATCGGTGAATAA